Proteins encoded in a region of the Cytobacillus pseudoceanisediminis genome:
- a CDS encoding DinB family protein, translated as MFQTLDGFFKLWNFEADATQKILNQLTDESLSQEVTSQNWTLGRIAWHTVTAIGVISSRTDLTLDAPTKDYPVPTSAKFISDSYQQARNAFSQAVKNHWSDKNLSDVQDVFGQRLSNLELLTFLIQHQIHHRGQMTILMRQAGLTVPGLYGPSKEEWAMTGREAPKM; from the coding sequence ATGTTTCAAACATTAGATGGTTTCTTTAAATTATGGAATTTTGAAGCAGATGCCACTCAGAAAATTCTTAATCAACTTACAGATGAGTCCTTATCCCAAGAAGTTACATCTCAAAATTGGACATTAGGAAGAATAGCTTGGCATACTGTAACAGCGATTGGTGTTATCTCATCTCGAACTGACCTTACCCTTGACGCACCTACAAAAGATTATCCTGTGCCAACCTCAGCAAAATTCATCTCTGATAGCTATCAACAAGCAAGGAATGCTTTTTCGCAAGCAGTAAAAAATCATTGGAGTGACAAAAATCTTAGTGATGTACAAGATGTTTTTGGGCAGAGATTGTCCAATCTAGAACTGTTAACTTTTTTGATTCAACATCAAATTCACCATCGAGGACAAATGACCATTTTGATGCGACAAGCAGGTTTAACCGTCCCTGGTCTTTATGGTCCATCAAAAGAGGAATGGGCTATGACAGGAAGGGAAGCTCCTAAAATGTAA
- a CDS encoding PadR family transcriptional regulator has protein sequence MTIQIFILTKLMEGKNYPYKIKKQLSEPIPFDQLAGLTESKLYYHFDSLAKQGLIATVEIIKEEHRPDKQIFEITAKGREELPKKIYKLFETADSIGEMLVGLANIKYVDQDKAVAILEEKLKSSKAKWEYYKSFEQLIEKDKDNEKLIEFLGGYVSTKAEHAIYWLDKLIGQIREGKI, from the coding sequence ATGACCATTCAAATATTTATATTAACCAAACTGATGGAGGGTAAGAATTATCCTTATAAAATAAAAAAGCAGCTTTCAGAGCCTATTCCATTTGATCAGCTAGCTGGATTGACAGAAAGCAAGCTGTACTACCATTTCGATTCATTAGCGAAACAGGGCTTAATTGCAACAGTCGAAATAATTAAAGAAGAACATCGGCCGGATAAACAAATATTTGAAATCACAGCTAAAGGCCGGGAAGAGCTGCCGAAAAAAATCTACAAATTGTTTGAAACGGCCGATTCGATCGGTGAAATGTTGGTGGGTTTAGCCAACATCAAATATGTAGATCAAGATAAAGCAGTCGCTATCCTTGAAGAGAAATTAAAGAGCTCCAAGGCTAAGTGGGAGTATTATAAAAGTTTTGAACAGCTGATTGAAAAAGACAAAGATAATGAGAAACTGATCGAGTTTCTTGGCGGGTATGTGTCGACCAAAGCAGAGCACGCTATTTATTGGCTGGATAAGCTGATTGGGCAGATTAGAGAAGGGAAGATATGA
- a CDS encoding alpha/beta fold hydrolase has protein sequence MTERILKINNVDICTESFGNAKDPAILLIMGAMTSLDWWDEEFCLRLADKGRFVIRYDHRDLGRSTIYEPGTSNYTITDLADDAAGVLDAYHIEQAHIVGMSMGGLTGQILALRYPDRVLTLTLIASSVFGTEMEKLPPMDQNILDYHAKSASINWSDRDAAIAFLAGGWKTLAGSKPFEQERIYKLASREADRAKHLPSRFNHAMLQGGDVYFDRMDEISVPVLIIHGTEDPALPYEHGLALKKAIPHSELVTLDGTGHEIHSEDWNQIIDSVIKLSAR, from the coding sequence ATGACTGAACGAATTCTGAAAATAAATAATGTGGATATATGTACAGAAAGCTTTGGAAATGCTAAGGATCCAGCCATCCTTTTGATCATGGGCGCAATGACTTCACTGGACTGGTGGGATGAGGAATTCTGTCTCCGCCTTGCTGATAAGGGTAGATTTGTGATTCGATACGATCACCGGGATCTGGGACGATCGACCATTTATGAACCTGGTACTTCAAATTATACAATAACGGACTTGGCTGACGATGCGGCCGGTGTACTGGATGCTTATCATATAGAGCAGGCACATATCGTTGGCATGTCCATGGGCGGCCTAACTGGCCAAATTCTTGCCTTAAGATATCCGGACCGTGTACTGACGCTTACGCTGATTGCATCAAGTGTGTTCGGGACTGAGATGGAAAAGCTGCCTCCAATGGATCAGAACATACTGGATTACCACGCGAAGAGTGCTTCTATCAATTGGTCGGATCGGGATGCTGCAATTGCTTTTCTTGCGGGCGGCTGGAAAACTTTAGCCGGCTCCAAACCTTTCGAGCAGGAAAGAATATATAAACTTGCTTCAAGAGAAGCAGACCGCGCCAAACATCTGCCGAGCAGATTTAACCATGCCATGCTGCAAGGTGGAGACGTATATTTCGATAGAATGGATGAGATCAGTGTACCGGTGCTCATTATTCATGGCACAGAAGACCCAGCTCTCCCATACGAGCACGGGCTTGCTCTTAAGAAAGCCATCCCTCATTCTGAATTAGTGACACTTGATGGAACTGGGCATGAGATTCATAGTGAAGACTGGAATCAGATTATAGATTCTGTTATAAAGCTTAGTGCGAGATAA